Proteins found in one Streptomyces sp. CB09001 genomic segment:
- a CDS encoding ABC transporter substrate-binding protein, which yields MNRKTLVLPAVVGLLAPVLAACGGSDSGSGDGDAIAVGTTDGFSVSKEITAPFDPAYAYDVGAWNIMRQTSQTLMVLPRGDGEPVPEAAQQCGFTDTGNERYACTLRDGLEFANGDPVTAEDVKYSIERVRKIDADTEVASLLSTVDTVETKGDREVIFHLNTADATFPFKLSTPVAGIVNPDEYEKDKLRDGFELTGSGPYTMKAEVKGDEMTKAVFTKNPNYKGSLKVNNDKVELVSFADAEAMGDAIDKGDIDVMTRAMTPEQIQNLSKATDGDVDLVEVAGLEIRYLAFNTDAASVKDKAVRVAMAQLINRSELVSAVYGSQAEPLYSMVPAGITGHSNSFFNKYGDPSVAKAKAMLEDADVTTPVKLTLDYTTDHYGAATKPEFEQLQKQLNDSGLFDVDIKGTPWEKFHKAERNREYDVFGMGWFPDFPDADSFIAPFLDKKNTLNIPYSNPEIINNLIPGSRGEADRLSAVDTLTEIQDITAKDVPLIPLWQGKQYVATRDDVTGTAYLLNSSSSLQLWELGRGVSD from the coding sequence ATGAACCGCAAGACTTTGGTGCTGCCGGCCGTCGTCGGTCTGCTCGCGCCGGTGCTCGCCGCCTGCGGCGGATCGGACAGCGGCAGCGGCGACGGGGACGCGATCGCCGTCGGCACCACGGACGGGTTCAGCGTCTCGAAAGAGATCACCGCGCCCTTCGACCCGGCGTACGCCTACGACGTCGGCGCCTGGAACATCATGCGCCAGACCTCGCAGACGCTGATGGTGCTGCCCCGCGGTGACGGCGAACCCGTGCCCGAGGCCGCGCAGCAGTGCGGATTCACCGACACCGGCAACGAGCGCTACGCGTGCACCCTGCGAGACGGCCTGGAGTTCGCCAACGGCGACCCCGTCACCGCCGAGGACGTGAAGTACTCCATCGAGCGCGTCCGGAAGATCGACGCCGACACCGAGGTGGCGTCGCTGCTGTCCACCGTGGACACGGTCGAGACGAAGGGCGACCGCGAGGTCATCTTCCACCTCAACACCGCCGACGCCACCTTCCCGTTCAAGCTGTCGACGCCGGTCGCCGGCATCGTCAACCCGGACGAATACGAGAAGGACAAGCTGCGCGACGGCTTCGAGCTGACCGGCTCGGGCCCGTACACGATGAAGGCCGAGGTCAAGGGCGACGAGATGACCAAGGCCGTGTTCACCAAGAACCCCAATTACAAGGGGAGTCTCAAGGTGAACAACGACAAGGTCGAACTCGTGTCCTTCGCCGACGCCGAGGCCATGGGCGACGCCATCGACAAGGGCGACATCGACGTGATGACCCGCGCGATGACGCCGGAACAGATCCAGAACCTGTCCAAGGCCACGGACGGCGACGTCGACCTGGTCGAGGTGGCCGGTCTCGAGATCCGCTACCTCGCCTTCAACACGGACGCCGCCTCGGTCAAGGACAAGGCCGTCCGCGTCGCCATGGCCCAGCTGATCAACCGCAGCGAACTCGTCTCCGCGGTCTACGGATCCCAGGCCGAACCGCTGTACTCGATGGTTCCGGCCGGCATCACCGGCCACTCCAACTCGTTCTTCAACAAGTACGGCGACCCCAGTGTCGCCAAGGCGAAGGCGATGCTGGAGGACGCGGACGTCACCACGCCGGTCAAGCTGACGCTGGACTACACGACGGACCACTACGGCGCCGCGACCAAGCCGGAGTTCGAGCAGCTCCAGAAGCAGCTGAACGACAGCGGCCTGTTCGACGTCGACATCAAGGGCACGCCCTGGGAGAAGTTCCACAAGGCGGAGCGGAACCGCGAGTACGACGTCTTCGGCATGGGCTGGTTCCCCGACTTCCCGGACGCGGACAGCTTCATCGCGCCGTTCCTCGACAAGAAGAACACCCTCAACATCCCGTACTCCAACCCGGAGATCATCAACAACCTGATCCCCGGCTCCCGCGGCGAGGCCGACCGGCTCTCCGCGGTGGACACCCTCACCGAGATCCAGGACATCACCGCCAAGGACGTCCCGCTGATCCCGCTCTGGCAGGGCAAGCAGTACGTCGCCACCCGCGACGACGTCACCGGCACGGCCTACCTCCTCAACTCCTCCTCCTCGCTCCAGCTGTGGGAGCTGGGCCGGGGCGTGAGCGACTGA